From the genome of Virgibacillus proomii, one region includes:
- a CDS encoding LacI family DNA-binding transcriptional regulator, with translation MKKSTIKDVAKEANVSIATVSRILNETGKGYSEKTKQHVMQTIERMGYYPNAIARGLINNESGSIGVLFPEVSAMVSAELLHGIESAAQAFRKSVIVCNTSSDQEKTKHYLRLLYEKQVEGVIFANERLTNNYQRIVTQMNVPFVTLSGTTEINHIPEIKVNDVQASYDATRYLIEQGHTRLAMISGNPNDLIAGAPRIDGFKKALKEARLPCEDTQICWNNAFYFDDGKIAFRSIIKNHPETTAIFAASDELAAGAMSEAHAQGIMVPDDLSIIGYDNTKLAMMLIPSLTTVSQEFETMGYKAANILFQSMMGEEVESLTMKHKIIERGSVKSVNEKFKNQ, from the coding sequence ATGAAGAAATCAACGATAAAAGATGTTGCAAAAGAGGCTAATGTTTCTATTGCAACCGTTTCCCGAATTTTAAATGAAACGGGAAAAGGCTATTCTGAAAAAACAAAGCAGCATGTAATGCAAACGATTGAACGAATGGGATACTATCCAAATGCTATTGCAAGAGGTTTGATCAATAATGAAAGCGGATCGATTGGCGTCTTATTCCCTGAAGTATCCGCAATGGTTAGTGCAGAACTGCTCCATGGTATTGAATCCGCAGCGCAAGCATTTAGAAAGAGTGTAATTGTATGCAACACTTCCTCTGACCAAGAGAAAACAAAGCATTATTTACGATTGCTTTATGAAAAGCAGGTTGAGGGTGTTATATTTGCAAATGAAAGACTGACAAACAATTATCAGCGAATTGTTACACAAATGAATGTCCCATTTGTAACTTTGTCTGGAACAACTGAAATAAATCATATTCCAGAAATAAAAGTTAATGACGTCCAGGCTTCTTATGATGCTACTCGTTACTTAATAGAACAAGGACATACCCGCCTCGCTATGATAAGTGGGAACCCCAATGATTTAATTGCTGGTGCTCCGCGTATTGACGGCTTTAAAAAAGCACTAAAAGAAGCGAGGCTACCTTGTGAAGACACCCAAATTTGTTGGAATAATGCCTTCTATTTTGATGATGGTAAAATTGCTTTTCGCTCCATTATTAAAAACCACCCCGAGACAACAGCTATTTTTGCTGCAAGTGATGAACTAGCTGCAGGTGCCATGTCGGAAGCGCATGCTCAAGGCATAATGGTTCCGGATGATTTATCAATTATCGGTTATGATAATACAAAACTTGCGATGATGCTCATCCCTTCTTTGACCACCGTATCGCAAGAATTTGAAACAATGGGGTACAAGGCTGCTAACATACTTTTCCAATCAATGATGGGGGAAGAAGTAGAGTCACTTACAATGAAACATAAAATTATCGAAAGAGGATCGGTGAAAAGCGTTAACGAAAAGTTTAAAAACCAATAG